Proteins from a single region of Chlamydia buteonis:
- a CDS encoding M20/M25/M40 family metallo-hydrolase translates to MNNDLNYFESHYQKLLKEFSDFLHFRSISADPSCLVNCESCAAFLVDNLKDIFSIELWEKPCHPPIIYATYREAGSTAPTLLLYNHYDVQPADMSDGWLADPFTMRKKGEHLIARGASDNKGQCFYTWKALEHYYQSRKGFPVNITWIIEGEEESDSTALKAFVQEKKEQLQADYFLIVDGGFSSAKAPAVSIGARGLAIMKIALEEGQKDMHSGIFGGIAYNVNRALAEMLASLHHNDNSIAVEGFYDDVSLPKESERGDYPKSNLLKDGEKSLGFRPTLYSPATTVEEALSVYPTLDINGISGGYTGPGFKTVIPYKATAYLSCRLVPKQDPQKTVKQVIQHLEKLVPPTLKFSYEIFEGSPGWRSSPNLPIVLALQEIYSQLYHQPCLRVFMEATIPIASLLGSISKTEPIICGTSYLSDAIHAAEENFSLEQMRNGFLSICLLLDKLAKAQKSTL, encoded by the coding sequence ATGAACAATGATCTCAATTATTTTGAAAGTCATTATCAAAAATTGCTCAAGGAATTTTCAGATTTTCTTCACTTTCGTTCTATATCTGCAGATCCTAGTTGTCTGGTCAACTGCGAAAGCTGCGCTGCTTTCTTAGTTGACAATCTTAAAGATATATTCTCAATAGAATTATGGGAAAAACCGTGCCACCCTCCTATAATTTATGCTACTTACCGTGAAGCAGGTTCAACAGCCCCTACCCTACTTCTCTACAATCATTACGATGTACAACCTGCTGATATGTCAGATGGGTGGTTAGCCGATCCTTTTACCATGAGAAAAAAAGGAGAGCATCTGATTGCTCGAGGGGCTTCCGATAATAAAGGGCAGTGTTTCTATACCTGGAAGGCTCTTGAACACTATTATCAATCCAGAAAAGGATTCCCAGTAAATATTACCTGGATTATTGAGGGAGAAGAAGAAAGCGACAGCACAGCATTAAAGGCGTTTGTTCAAGAAAAGAAAGAGCAATTACAAGCCGATTACTTCCTAATTGTTGACGGAGGTTTTTCTTCTGCAAAAGCTCCTGCTGTTAGCATAGGCGCTCGAGGTTTAGCAATTATGAAAATCGCCTTAGAAGAAGGCCAGAAAGATATGCACTCAGGAATTTTTGGTGGTATTGCCTATAACGTAAATAGGGCTTTAGCAGAAATGCTAGCATCACTACACCACAATGATAATTCTATCGCTGTAGAAGGCTTTTATGATGATGTTTCTCTTCCTAAAGAGAGTGAGCGCGGTGACTATCCTAAAAGCAATCTTTTAAAAGATGGGGAAAAAAGTTTAGGATTTCGTCCTACTCTATATTCTCCGGCAACAACTGTAGAAGAAGCTTTGAGTGTGTATCCTACTTTAGATATCAATGGTATCTCCGGAGGTTATACAGGACCGGGATTTAAAACAGTCATTCCTTATAAAGCTACTGCTTATCTTTCTTGCAGGTTAGTTCCTAAACAAGATCCTCAGAAAACAGTAAAGCAAGTTATCCAGCATTTAGAAAAACTCGTTCCCCCTACCTTAAAATTTTCCTATGAGATCTTTGAGGGTTCACCGGGATGGAGAAGCTCTCCCAATTTACCAATTGTTTTAGCTTTACAAGAGATTTACTCCCAACTTTATCACCAGCCGTGTCTGAGAGTATTTATGGAAGCTACTATTCCTATAGCCTCATTATTAGGTTCCATCTCAAAAACAGAACCGATTATTTGCGGCACATCTTATTTAAGTGATGCCATTCATGCTGCAGAAGAAAACTTCTCCCTAGAGCAAATGCGCAACGGTTTCCTTTCTATTTGTCTTCTTTTAGATAAATTAGCAAAAGCACAAAAAAGCACTCTCTAA
- the ftsY gene encoding signal recognition particle-docking protein FtsY, with protein MFKFFSSKIQSLFKKTLSTDLLEFTESLFYEADFGSDLTEELCSRLRKCRKPDESTVKDLVSSLLRETLDNLPLAESCQGQAPIVSLILGTNGSGKTTTVAKLAHYYLSRSKKVMIVATDTFRSAGMDQMRCWAEKLGCGFVSGKPGGDPAAIAYDGIASAMSRGYDRVLIDTSGRLHTHTNLLNELSKIVSVCNKVHPGSPHERLMTIDATLGGNVIEQVRVFHDTIPLSGLILTKVDGSAKGGTLFRVAKQLKIPTKFVGYGELIGDLEEFHIDRFLEKLFPSS; from the coding sequence GTGTTCAAGTTCTTTAGCAGCAAGATTCAATCTCTATTTAAAAAAACTCTCTCCACAGATCTTTTAGAATTTACAGAAAGTTTGTTTTACGAAGCAGATTTCGGATCAGATCTTACTGAAGAGTTGTGTTCTCGTTTGCGCAAATGCCGTAAGCCGGATGAGTCTACTGTTAAAGATCTAGTTTCCTCATTACTTCGTGAAACTCTAGACAACTTACCTCTTGCAGAATCTTGTCAAGGACAAGCCCCTATTGTTTCTTTGATATTAGGAACAAATGGGTCCGGGAAAACCACAACTGTGGCTAAACTTGCCCACTACTACCTGTCTCGATCCAAGAAAGTTATGATCGTTGCCACAGATACTTTCCGTAGTGCTGGCATGGATCAGATGCGTTGTTGGGCTGAAAAACTAGGTTGTGGATTCGTATCAGGGAAGCCTGGCGGCGACCCTGCCGCTATTGCTTATGACGGCATTGCTTCTGCTATGTCTCGAGGTTACGACCGTGTACTTATTGATACTTCAGGTCGTTTACACACGCATACTAACCTACTCAATGAATTATCGAAAATTGTTTCGGTATGTAATAAAGTACATCCAGGGTCTCCGCACGAACGACTCATGACTATAGATGCGACTTTGGGAGGAAATGTTATTGAGCAGGTACGTGTTTTCCATGACACCATTCCTCTATCGGGACTCATCCTAACTAAAGTTGATGGTTCTGCTAAAGGTGGGACGTTATTTCGTGTAGCAAAACAATTAAAGATCCCTACAAAATTCGTCGGCTACGGTGAACTTATAGGGGATCTTGAAGAATTTCACATAGATAGGTTCTTAGAAAAGCTTTTCCCTTCTTCCTAA
- a CDS encoding DegQ family serine endoprotease, giving the protein MTKKPVYLLLATAMFLSISTLSPLGFAAVKKDSRIAEVPQEVLLKEISGGFSKVAEQATPGVVYIESFPKCNRPVHPAPGRRGPYDNPFDYFNDEFFNRFFGLPTQKERPMSKEAVRGTGFIVSPDGYVVTNNHVVEDAGKIHVTLHDGQKYPAKVIGLDPKTDLAVIKINAEKLPHLTFGNSDNLKVGDWAIAIGNPFGLQATVTVGVISAKGRNQLHIADFEDFIQTDAAINPGNSGGPLLNIDGKVIGVNTAIVSGSGGYIGIGFAIPSLMVKKIIDQLISDGQVIRGFLGVTLQPIDAELAACYKLDKVYGALITDVVKGSPADKAGLKQEDVIIAYNGREVESLSAFRNAISLMNPDTRVLLKVVREGQVLEIPVIVSQAPQDDGVSALNRVGIRVQNLNPENAKKLGMTPDSKGVLIISVEAGSVASSSGIAPGQLILAVNRQKVSSVEELNTVLKDGNNESILLMVSQGEVIRFIVLKPEE; this is encoded by the coding sequence ATGACGAAGAAGCCAGTATATTTATTATTAGCCACAGCAATGTTTTTAAGTATTTCTACGCTTTCTCCTTTAGGATTTGCTGCTGTGAAAAAAGATTCGCGGATAGCAGAAGTCCCTCAAGAGGTGCTGTTGAAGGAGATTTCTGGAGGTTTTTCTAAGGTTGCTGAACAAGCAACGCCAGGAGTTGTTTATATCGAAAGCTTTCCTAAGTGTAACCGTCCTGTACATCCTGCCCCTGGGCGTAGGGGACCTTACGATAATCCTTTTGATTATTTCAATGATGAGTTCTTCAATCGTTTCTTCGGTTTGCCTACGCAAAAAGAGCGCCCGATGTCGAAAGAAGCTGTTCGTGGTACAGGATTTATAGTTTCTCCGGATGGTTATGTAGTCACTAATAATCACGTAGTTGAAGATGCCGGAAAAATTCATGTTACCCTGCATGACGGTCAGAAATACCCTGCTAAGGTCATAGGCCTAGATCCTAAAACTGATTTAGCAGTGATTAAAATCAATGCGGAAAAGCTTCCACATCTTACTTTTGGAAATTCTGATAATTTGAAAGTAGGTGATTGGGCAATAGCGATTGGGAATCCTTTCGGCTTACAAGCCACGGTTACCGTAGGGGTGATTAGTGCTAAAGGAAGAAATCAGCTGCATATAGCCGATTTCGAAGATTTTATTCAGACAGATGCAGCTATTAATCCCGGAAATTCTGGAGGTCCTCTTCTTAATATCGATGGGAAGGTGATTGGAGTTAACACTGCTATTGTTAGCGGTAGTGGAGGTTACATTGGTATTGGTTTTGCTATCCCTAGTTTAATGGTTAAGAAGATCATCGATCAGTTAATTAGCGACGGTCAGGTAATTCGTGGGTTTCTGGGAGTTACTCTACAACCTATAGATGCTGAATTGGCAGCTTGCTATAAACTAGATAAAGTTTATGGAGCTTTGATTACAGATGTAGTTAAAGGGTCACCAGCAGATAAGGCAGGATTAAAGCAAGAAGATGTAATCATTGCTTACAATGGTAGAGAAGTAGAATCTCTTAGTGCATTCCGCAATGCCATTTCCCTCATGAATCCTGATACAAGAGTATTATTAAAAGTAGTTCGTGAAGGACAGGTTTTGGAAATTCCTGTTATAGTTTCTCAAGCTCCTCAGGACGATGGTGTCTCTGCTTTAAATCGTGTGGGTATCCGAGTTCAGAATCTCAACCCAGAAAATGCTAAGAAATTGGGAATGACTCCTGATAGTAAAGGTGTGCTGATTATTTCTGTTGAAGCAGGTTCTGTCGCTAGTTCTTCAGGTATAGCTCCGGGCCAGCTTATCCTAGCTGTAAACAGACAAAAAGTTTCTTCAGTAGAAGAACTGAATACTGTTTTAAAGGATGGAAATAATGAGAGCATCCTCCTGATGGTTTCACAAGGAGAGGTAATTCGCTTCATAGTATTAAAACCAGAAGAATAG
- a CDS encoding Bax inhibitor-1/YccA family protein — MGLYDRDYAQESRLPGTFASRVYGWMTAGLAVTTFVSLGLYFSGMYRSLFSFWWVWCIATLGVSFYINAKIHKLSVPAVMGLFLAYSALEGLFFGTLVPVYAAQYGGGIVWAAFGSAGLIFGLSAAYGAFTKSDLTQMSSILMFALIGLMLVSVIFALVSIFVYMPLFYLLICYLGLAIFVGLTVVDAQAIRKVAQNVGNDGDLSYKLSLIMALKMYCNVIMIFWYLLQIFSSSGKRN; from the coding sequence ATGGGACTATACGATCGTGATTATGCACAAGAATCTCGTTTGCCGGGAACGTTTGCATCCAGAGTATATGGTTGGATGACCGCGGGTCTCGCTGTGACGACTTTTGTATCATTAGGATTATACTTTTCTGGAATGTATAGAAGTTTATTTTCATTCTGGTGGGTTTGGTGCATCGCTACTCTTGGAGTATCGTTCTATATCAACGCTAAGATCCACAAGCTTTCTGTTCCTGCAGTTATGGGACTTTTCTTAGCATATTCTGCTTTGGAAGGATTATTTTTTGGAACTTTAGTTCCTGTATATGCCGCGCAATATGGTGGGGGTATCGTTTGGGCTGCTTTTGGATCCGCCGGTTTGATTTTCGGTTTGTCGGCAGCTTACGGAGCTTTTACTAAAAGTGATCTCACGCAGATGAGTAGCATTTTGATGTTTGCTCTGATCGGTTTGATGTTGGTTTCAGTTATATTCGCGTTGGTTTCTATATTTGTTTATATGCCGCTGTTCTACCTATTAATTTGCTATTTAGGATTAGCCATTTTTGTAGGATTAACTGTCGTGGACGCGCAAGCTATCCGTAAAGTGGCTCAAAATGTAGGCAATGATGGTGATTTAAGTTATAAGCTATCTTTAATCATGGCATTAAAGATGTATTGCAATGTGATTATGATATTTTGGTACCTTCTGCAAATTTTTTCCTCCTCAGGAAAAAGAAACTAA
- the sucC gene encoding ADP-forming succinate--CoA ligase subunit beta has translation MHLHEYQAKDLLASYDIAIPPYRVASSVEEGRHTLNELGISAGVIKVQVHAGGRGKNGGVIVAKSPDEILAAVDKLLHMRFISNQTSGEALPVEKVLITPLVNIATEYYLAVIMDRKSRCPAIMLSKAGGVDIEEVAQKYPNQLLTIPLTPFARIYNYQLRQMIKFMGWEGDAGKQGVQLIKNLVQCFYDNDASLLEINPLVLTQEGDLLVLDAKVTIDDNALYRHPKLEVLYDPSQENVRDVLAKQIGLSYIALDGNIGCLVNGAGLAMSTLDILKIHGGSAANFLDVGGSATEQQIQEAVSLVLSDENVEVLFINIFGGIMDCSAVASGLVAVMQTRENLIPTVVRLEGTNVELGKEIVQRSGIPCKFTDSLNTGAQLAVALSK, from the coding sequence ATGCACCTTCATGAATACCAAGCTAAAGACCTTTTAGCCTCTTATGATATAGCTATTCCTCCTTATCGTGTAGCCTCGTCTGTTGAAGAAGGTAGGCATACGCTCAATGAATTAGGAATAAGCGCAGGTGTGATTAAAGTACAAGTACATGCTGGAGGTAGGGGGAAAAACGGTGGTGTAATTGTTGCTAAATCTCCTGATGAGATTCTTGCAGCTGTTGATAAATTGTTACACATGCGTTTTATCAGTAATCAAACTTCTGGAGAAGCTTTACCTGTAGAGAAAGTTCTGATCACACCCTTAGTGAATATTGCTACCGAGTATTACCTAGCAGTAATCATGGATAGGAAAAGTCGCTGCCCAGCTATTATGCTATCGAAAGCCGGAGGTGTTGATATTGAAGAGGTAGCTCAAAAATATCCTAACCAATTGCTTACTATACCTCTGACTCCTTTTGCTCGCATATACAATTATCAACTGAGACAGATGATTAAATTTATGGGCTGGGAAGGCGATGCGGGGAAACAAGGCGTGCAGCTTATTAAAAATCTTGTCCAATGTTTCTATGACAATGATGCTTCTTTACTGGAAATTAATCCTTTAGTCCTTACTCAAGAAGGAGATCTTCTTGTGCTAGATGCTAAAGTAACTATTGATGATAATGCCCTATACCGTCATCCAAAACTTGAAGTATTGTACGACCCTTCTCAAGAAAATGTTCGTGATGTACTTGCTAAGCAGATAGGACTTTCCTACATTGCCCTAGATGGAAATATTGGTTGCTTAGTTAATGGCGCCGGATTAGCTATGAGCACATTAGACATTCTTAAGATTCATGGAGGATCTGCAGCAAATTTCCTTGATGTTGGCGGGAGTGCCACGGAACAACAAATTCAGGAAGCTGTATCTTTAGTGCTATCGGACGAAAATGTAGAGGTTCTTTTTATCAATATTTTTGGTGGAATTATGGATTGTTCTGCGGTTGCCTCAGGACTTGTTGCTGTGATGCAAACTAGAGAAAATCTCATTCCTACAGTAGTGCGTTTAGAAGGAACAAATGTAGAACTTGGCAAAGAAATTGTACAGCGTTCGGGAATCCCCTGTAAATTTACCGATTCCTTAAATACAGGCGCACAGCTTGCTGTAGCATTAAGTAAATAA
- the sucD gene encoding succinate--CoA ligase subunit alpha: MFCSLSKKIPIITQGITGKAGSFHTEQCLAYGSNFVGGVTPGKGGTKHLNLHVYDSVLEAKQATNCRATMIFVPPAYAAEAIIEAEDAGIDLIVCITEGIPVRDMLEVSHVMQHSTSRLIGPNCPGIIKPGVCKIGIMPGYIHLPGSVGVVSRSGTLTYEAVWQLTQRSIGQSVCIGIGGDPLNGTSFIDVLEEFQNDPQTELILMIGEIGGSAEEEAAEWIQAYCTKPVIAFIAGETAPKGKRMGHAGAIISGNSGDAKSKKEALRRGGVCVVESPALIGETVETLLRPL; this comes from the coding sequence ATGTTTTGCTCATTAAGTAAAAAAATCCCGATTATCACTCAAGGAATCACAGGAAAAGCCGGCTCATTTCATACAGAGCAATGCCTTGCATATGGATCAAATTTCGTGGGAGGAGTAACTCCTGGGAAAGGAGGGACAAAGCATCTAAATCTTCATGTATATGATTCTGTATTAGAAGCAAAACAAGCAACAAATTGTCGCGCAACAATGATATTTGTCCCCCCTGCTTATGCTGCAGAAGCGATAATTGAAGCCGAGGACGCAGGCATTGACCTGATTGTTTGCATTACAGAAGGTATCCCTGTCAGAGATATGCTCGAAGTTAGCCATGTGATGCAACATAGCACTTCCCGATTGATAGGTCCTAACTGCCCAGGCATTATAAAGCCCGGTGTATGTAAAATTGGTATCATGCCAGGATATATCCACCTTCCTGGTAGTGTAGGTGTGGTTTCAAGATCAGGAACATTGACTTATGAAGCTGTTTGGCAACTAACTCAAAGGAGTATAGGACAAAGCGTATGCATAGGTATAGGGGGAGACCCTTTAAATGGGACTTCGTTTATCGATGTTCTAGAAGAATTTCAAAATGATCCTCAAACAGAACTTATATTGATGATTGGAGAAATAGGAGGTAGCGCTGAAGAAGAGGCTGCTGAATGGATCCAAGCTTACTGTACCAAACCTGTTATAGCGTTTATTGCTGGAGAAACAGCTCCTAAAGGAAAGCGTATGGGTCACGCTGGAGCTATCATTTCTGGAAATTCTGGAGATGCCAAAAGTAAAAAAGAAGCTTTGAGAAGAGGAGGGGTCTGTGTTGTTGAATCTCCAGCTTTAATTGGAGAAACTGTAGAAACCTTATTACGCCCTCTATAA
- a CDS encoding insulinase family protein gives MKAGDTYRNFVVKLSQDLPEIESKLLEVEHKPSGVSIMMIVNNDDENVFNICFRTCPSTSNGVAHVLEHMVLCGSNNYPVRDPFFSMTRRSLNTFMNAFTGADFTCYPAASQIPEDFYNLLSVYIDAVFHPLLTENSFLQEGWRYELNPENALTYTGVVFNEMKGAMMSGESRLSEALNAALFPSVTYGVNSGGEPKEILTLSHQGVVAFHQSQYTLGRCLFYFYGNIKPSRHLDFLEEKLLRHVGKLEKQTITVPLQKRFKEPVRNILKYPSDTQDEDKVLFGLSWLTCSILDQQELLALHVLDVVLMGTDAAPLKSRLLKSGFCKQADMGIDSEIREIPITIVCKGCSHGGAQKLESWIFACLEEIIREGIPNHLVEAAVHQLELARKEITGYSLPYGLSLFFRSGLLRQHGGHAEDGLRIHSLFADLREKLKQPDYLPKLIRKHFLDNTHFARVILLPDSDLIAIENQEEQALLKEIQQKLSPEDIEKIRLTSKTLEEYQAQNENLDKILPNFSLDKVPNSGKEFNLVKENVSCGEVLHHDCFTNDLIFAELVMDLPPLSVEELPWLRLLVFLMLQLGCGGRSYKEQLEFLLEHTGGVDVSYEFSPHANNNTLLSPSIGVRGKALVSKADKLFQVMGDTLISIDFTDIERIKELLMQHNEALTNSVRNSPMSYAVSMACMDKSITATMSYLASGLPYVGKIRDLTNNFDKEIDNVVGILQSLYKKCFFGKRQLVLSGSKANYQHLYENNFYGILDIEGQSCEPWVNPSIDSLLASQGLYIPARAAFNALAFSIGDLPYDHPDAAALTVAAEVLDNTVLHTKIREQGGAYGSGAAVNLGRGAFYCYSYRDPEIFDSHQAFLYGIEEVSKGNFSNDDIHEGVLGVIQHLDSPIAPGTRASTGYYRLRCGKIPALRQAFRRAVLAVTKEHICSVMKKYLQDHKDNATFISFAGKEMLQDNASRFDQELLIKSAL, from the coding sequence ATGAAAGCTGGAGATACATATAGAAATTTCGTCGTTAAGTTAAGTCAAGATCTGCCTGAGATAGAAAGCAAATTACTTGAGGTGGAACATAAACCTTCGGGCGTTTCTATTATGATGATCGTCAATAATGACGATGAAAATGTTTTCAATATCTGCTTCAGGACTTGCCCATCAACTTCTAATGGAGTGGCTCACGTTTTAGAGCACATGGTGCTTTGCGGTTCCAATAATTATCCGGTGCGAGATCCTTTTTTCTCCATGACACGACGTAGTTTAAATACGTTTATGAACGCCTTTACAGGTGCAGATTTTACCTGTTATCCTGCGGCATCACAAATCCCAGAAGATTTTTATAATTTACTTAGCGTATATATAGATGCCGTCTTTCATCCTTTACTGACTGAAAATAGCTTTTTACAAGAAGGATGGAGATACGAACTTAATCCTGAAAATGCCCTAACTTATACCGGTGTGGTTTTTAATGAGATGAAAGGCGCGATGATGTCAGGAGAGTCTCGGTTGTCAGAGGCATTAAATGCAGCTTTATTCCCTTCGGTTACCTACGGTGTGAATTCTGGAGGCGAACCTAAAGAAATTCTTACCCTCTCTCATCAAGGTGTTGTAGCGTTTCATCAGAGCCAGTACACTCTTGGACGTTGCTTATTTTATTTTTATGGAAATATTAAACCTTCTAGACATTTGGATTTTCTCGAGGAAAAGTTATTACGTCATGTAGGTAAGCTAGAAAAACAAACAATTACTGTTCCTCTGCAAAAAAGATTTAAAGAACCTGTAAGGAATATCCTTAAATATCCTTCGGATACGCAAGATGAAGACAAGGTTCTTTTTGGATTATCGTGGTTGACGTGTTCTATATTAGACCAACAAGAATTATTAGCTTTGCATGTTCTTGATGTTGTTTTAATGGGCACTGATGCGGCTCCTTTGAAATCCCGCTTATTAAAATCAGGATTTTGTAAACAAGCCGATATGGGAATTGACAGTGAGATTCGAGAGATTCCTATTACCATCGTGTGTAAAGGATGTTCTCATGGAGGAGCTCAGAAATTAGAATCATGGATTTTTGCTTGTTTAGAAGAGATCATAAGAGAAGGTATCCCGAATCATTTGGTTGAAGCTGCTGTACATCAATTAGAGTTGGCAAGAAAAGAAATAACAGGGTATTCCCTCCCATATGGCTTATCTTTATTTTTCCGTTCGGGATTGTTGCGACAGCATGGAGGACATGCTGAAGATGGGTTAAGAATTCACAGTTTATTCGCTGATCTTCGAGAAAAGCTCAAACAACCAGATTATCTTCCAAAACTTATCAGGAAGCATTTTCTAGATAATACTCACTTTGCTCGTGTGATACTTCTTCCTGATTCTGATTTGATTGCTATAGAAAATCAAGAAGAACAAGCTCTTCTTAAAGAAATTCAACAGAAGCTTTCTCCTGAAGATATTGAAAAAATTCGTCTAACTTCTAAAACTTTGGAAGAATATCAAGCTCAGAATGAAAATTTAGATAAGATTCTTCCGAACTTTTCTTTGGATAAAGTGCCCAATTCAGGAAAAGAATTTAACCTTGTTAAGGAGAATGTATCTTGTGGGGAAGTTCTCCATCATGATTGCTTTACCAATGACTTGATCTTTGCAGAATTGGTAATGGATCTTCCTCCTTTGTCTGTTGAAGAACTGCCCTGGTTACGTCTGCTTGTTTTCCTAATGTTACAATTGGGTTGTGGAGGAAGATCTTATAAAGAGCAGTTAGAATTTCTCCTAGAGCATACAGGAGGTGTCGATGTTTCATATGAGTTCTCTCCACATGCCAATAACAACACTTTGTTATCACCATCAATAGGTGTGCGTGGGAAAGCTTTAGTATCGAAAGCTGATAAGTTGTTTCAAGTTATGGGAGATACTCTCATCAGTATTGATTTTACAGACATAGAGAGAATTAAGGAATTACTGATGCAGCATAACGAGGCGTTGACAAATAGTGTGCGTAATAGCCCTATGAGTTATGCTGTCAGCATGGCTTGCATGGATAAATCTATAACAGCAACTATGTCTTATTTAGCTTCAGGTCTGCCTTACGTAGGTAAAATTCGTGATCTTACGAATAATTTTGATAAGGAAATAGACAATGTAGTCGGTATTTTACAATCCTTATATAAAAAGTGTTTCTTTGGTAAGCGTCAACTCGTTCTTAGTGGCAGCAAGGCAAATTACCAACACTTATATGAGAATAATTTCTATGGAATTTTAGATATAGAAGGTCAATCGTGTGAACCTTGGGTGAATCCTTCTATAGATAGTCTCCTAGCATCACAGGGTTTGTATATTCCTGCTCGTGCAGCCTTTAATGCTCTAGCTTTCTCTATAGGAGATTTGCCTTATGATCATCCTGATGCTGCTGCCCTTACCGTAGCGGCAGAAGTTCTTGATAACACTGTGTTGCATACAAAAATTCGTGAACAAGGTGGGGCCTATGGATCAGGAGCAGCGGTGAATCTTGGTAGGGGAGCATTTTATTGTTACAGTTATCGCGATCCTGAAATTTTTGATTCCCATCAAGCATTCCTCTATGGTATTGAGGAAGTTTCTAAAGGAAATTTCTCAAATGATGATATTCATGAAGGAGTACTTGGAGTTATCCAACATTTAGATTCGCCAATTGCTCCTGGCACTCGTGCTTCTACAGGATATTATAGATTACGATGTGGAAAAATTCCTGCTTTACGGCAAGCATTCCGTAGAGCTGTCCTGGCTGTAACTAAAGAACATATCTGTTCTGTTATGAAGAAGTACCTCCAGGATCACAAAGATAACGCAACATTCATTTCCTTTGCTGGGAAAGAAATGCTACAAGATAACGCCAGTCGCTTTGATCAAGAGTTGTTAATAAAATCAGCTTTATAG
- the rmuC gene encoding DNA recombination protein RmuC, with translation MIDFSITHIIVAFLGLSLGISLSSYYYRKRESSHCEARRNLEHENELLKSSLELSRRQEQLMEDFSNKLAASSQSLIKEMKEETESYFSEKSKTIESILTPVQATLTAFKQNLETFETKHAEDRGSLKEQISHLLAAEKKLEKEAQALTDILKHPGSRGRWGEIQLERILELSGMLKYCDYETQATDAEGSVRADMIIRLPHERCLIIDSKAPFSETYLSQDTSDKSDLVGKIKDHIKTLKSKSYWEKFHYSPEFVILFLPGESIFNDALRIAPELIDIAATSNVILSGPLTLLALLKTVAHTWKQENLRAQIQEIGQLGKELHHRLHVVFNYFHKIGKNLNNTVQSYNDMSSSLQHRILPTLRKFEDLEITSSLNRVEDPSPIHNPAISFLPGCEENDIASEDRLLQEDKL, from the coding sequence ATGATAGACTTTTCAATAACACATATTATTGTTGCTTTCCTCGGCCTCAGCTTAGGGATTTCTTTATCTTCTTATTATTATCGCAAGAGAGAATCTTCGCATTGCGAAGCAAGAAGAAACTTGGAGCATGAAAATGAACTCCTTAAAAGTTCTTTAGAGTTATCACGTCGTCAAGAACAACTGATGGAAGATTTCAGCAATAAACTTGCCGCATCTTCACAATCTCTTATTAAAGAGATGAAAGAAGAAACAGAGAGCTACTTCTCTGAAAAATCTAAAACTATTGAGTCTATATTAACGCCCGTTCAAGCTACGCTGACTGCCTTTAAGCAAAACTTAGAAACTTTCGAGACTAAGCATGCTGAAGATCGTGGTTCCTTAAAAGAACAAATTTCCCATCTTCTTGCTGCAGAAAAAAAACTTGAAAAAGAAGCTCAAGCTTTAACGGATATCTTAAAACATCCAGGATCACGAGGCCGTTGGGGAGAGATTCAGTTAGAAAGAATCTTAGAGCTTTCAGGCATGCTTAAATATTGCGATTATGAAACACAAGCCACAGATGCTGAGGGTTCAGTACGAGCTGATATGATCATCCGTCTCCCGCACGAACGCTGTTTGATTATTGATTCCAAGGCTCCATTTTCAGAAACATATTTGTCCCAAGATACTTCTGATAAATCTGACCTGGTAGGGAAAATCAAGGATCATATCAAAACACTAAAATCAAAAAGCTACTGGGAAAAATTTCATTATTCCCCAGAATTTGTAATTCTTTTCCTTCCTGGCGAGAGTATTTTTAATGATGCTCTACGTATTGCTCCTGAACTTATCGATATCGCAGCAACTTCTAATGTCATTCTATCCGGACCTTTAACACTACTGGCTTTATTGAAAACTGTTGCCCATACATGGAAACAGGAAAACTTAAGAGCACAAATCCAGGAAATAGGACAATTAGGGAAAGAGTTACACCATCGTTTACATGTGGTCTTTAACTATTTTCACAAGATTGGGAAAAATCTTAATAATACTGTACAAAGCTATAATGATATGTCGTCTAGCTTGCAGCATAGGATATTACCAACACTACGGAAATTCGAAGATTTAGAGATAACATCTTCTCTAAACAGGGTAGAGGATCCATCTCCTATTCATAATCCCGCAATATCCTTTCTTCCAGGCTGCGAAGAAAATGATATCGCTTCAGAAGATCGCTTACTCCAAGAAGATAAGCTGTAA